AGTCGCCATACAATCGTAGGTTCGAAGAGATTCGTGATCATGAGAAGGCGCACGTTGAGGCACTGACCACGACAATCACCGACCCCGGTGGTACCCCTGTTCAGGAAGCCGAGTACAAGGTCGGATACGAGACCGTCTCCGAGTTCGTCGCGACCGCGGCCCATTTCAAAGACATTGGCATGTCGGCATACGCTGGTGCCGCATCATTCATCTCCAGTTCGGAGGTACTCACGTCAGCACCCAATATCCACTCAGTCGAGGCCCGACACGCGAGTTACTTCGGCACGTTAAGTCTCCGTCAAGCGGCACCCGATGCGTTCGATACGGCGCGCTCAATGAACCAGGTCCTTCCCTAGTAACAGTTCGTCGCCTCGGAGTAGCGCCCGCCCAGAGGCTTTTTCGTTGTAGATTTCGGTTTGGGTGCCCATCATCAGGATAG
The genomic region above belongs to Halococcus salsus and contains:
- a CDS encoding ferritin-like domain-containing protein; translation: MKKTNLTKSPYNRRFEEIRDHEKAHVEALTTTITDPGGTPVQEAEYKVGYETVSEFVATAAHFKDIGMSAYAGAASFISSSEVLTSAPNIHSVEARHASYFGTLSLRQAAPDAFDTARSMNQVLP